A region of Anopheles merus strain MAF chromosome 2R, AmerM5.1, whole genome shotgun sequence DNA encodes the following proteins:
- the LOC121601139 gene encoding GTPase-activating protein isoform X1 gives MADDTRKVRVEEQLKIKIGEAKSLVGRSSNGSGTTTSSKENRDVYCTIALDQEEICRTPTIERTLSPFFGEEYQFEIPRPFRYLSVYVWDRDRHLKQDKPYGKIAIRREDLHQYNHKDHWFPLRPVDEDSEVQGMAHLLISIDDGVGNLKQHTGEFEDYRYLTQPTTLSRLHQQQQQQQQQQQQQQQLLLHQNHLNQHNLLHHHLHSASGVGGGGGESKENGGILPYQHPPPSHSPNPSSNHALMAVQLNSAVNSTNLKLFYPTKGGSNNTHTLLGGAVDGSVGGGGGGGAGQIAPLLKLFDPSHTSPLLLSLYTNGNGELGHGHGSGGLLSSVGSGGGGGGGGGVGGGAYSSQIKIKLTECVELARKNGLCDPYAVVAAHYSNKKTITKRTKVRKKTINPSFDETFCFDLCIDTCGSDSAKSDSNNMYTVMPLGGADLCEVVISFKHASPGIGDDVFLGEIRIPVRGKQQQNAVQPSAWYFLQPRTSQSRPMRTCATPPGTRLSCDNSLGSLRLKLNYTSDHVFPLATYDQLYNVLIQSIEQKPITASAVHILGEISHNKTEVAQPLVRLFTHTNVIAPMIKALADHEISKLTDPTTIFRGNTLVSKMMDEAMRLSGLHYLHATLRPIVEQIFAERKPCEIDPSRVKDVGAIEGNLHNLQDYVGKVFEAITQSAVKCPAILCEIFHNLRECAAKYFPQNKEVRYSVVSGFIFLRFFAPAILGPKLFDLTTEPGDDQINRTLTLISKTIQSMGNLVSSRSAQHPCKEKYTEQLYKKFCTEQHVEAIKHFLEVISTVGATGDSGDGLSSALEPVVLKEGEWMMTKRAQGRRRFGRRNFKQRYFRLTTQSLSYAKAKGKRPICDIPLTDILAVERLNERSFKMQNIFQIIKRDQRPLYVQTANCVEEKEWIDLLSKICQNNKARLVNFHPRAYINNAWTCCNESDQYAPGCTPVSSSSPIQMDLATALDPARDLQRLHSLIIANINSLEVLDPALNGTAYEDPMAARITIKKLNEIATTLEQIHRKYKSMLARDLKYGSRQAPIGDDNYLHMPRSGFTAAVMAAAAAAAAAAATTNTTGASNTAGVNGSSSNNSSSCLSNSGSSAVGIMGGGGGAGTGTVGLTPITVTTQHYPDAGLAHFFPHRGMLVRSADGGGDPLTQC, from the exons GCGAAGCGAAAAGTCTCGTAGGACGCAGCAGCAATGGCAGTGGTACCACCACGTCGTCCAAAGAAAACCGGGACGTCTACTGCACGATCGCACTCGACCAGGAGGAAATATGCCGGACGCCCACGATCGAGCGGACGCTGTCGCCGTTCTTTGGCGAGGAGTACCAGTTCGAGATACCGCGCCCGTTTCGCTACCTGTCCGTGTACGTGTGGGACCGGGACCGGCACCTGAAACAGGACAAACCGTACGGCAAGATCGCGATCCGGCGCGAGGATCTGCACCAGTACAATCACAAGGATCACTGGTTCCCGCTGCGGCCGGTCGACGAGGACTCGGAGGTGCAGGGCATGGCCCATCTGCTGATCAGCATCGATGATGGCGTGGGCAACCTGAAGCAGCATACCGGCGAGTTCGAGGACTACCGGTATCTGACCCAGCCGACCACACTGTCCCGattgcaccagcagcagcagcagcagcagcagcaacagcagcagcagcaacagcttcTTCTTCACCAAAACCATCTGAACCAGCACAATCTTCTTCACCATCATCTGCACAGCGCGTCCGGGGtcggaggtggtggtggtgagtcGAAGGAGAACGGTGGTATCCTTCCTTACCAGCATCCGCCTCCTTCTCACTCGCCCAACCCGTCGTCCAACCATGCGCTGATGGCGGTACAGCTAAACAGTGCTGTGAATAGTACAAACCTAAAGTTATTTTACCCGACCAAGggcggcagcaacaacacgcacacactcctCGGCGGTGCGGTGGATGGCagcgtcggtggtggtggtggtggcggtgcggGCCAAATAGCGCCCCTGCTGAAGCTGTTCGACCCTAGCCACACGTCCCCGCTGTTGCTGTCGCTATACACCAACGGCAATGGCGAGCTAGGGCACGGGCACGGTTCCGGTGGACTGCTGTCGTCCGTCGGtagtggcggtggcggtggcggtggtggtggcgttggCGGTGGTGCTTACAGTAGCCAGATCAAAATCAAGCTCACCGAGTGTGTGGAGCTGGCGCGCAAGAACGGGCTCTGCGATCCGTACGCGGTCGTGGCGGCGCACTACTCGAACAAAAAGACCATCACCAAGCGGACGAAGGTGCGGAAGAAGACGATCAACCCGTCGTTCGACGAAACGTTCTGCTTCGATCTGTGCATCGATACGTGCGGGAGCGACTCGGCGAAAAGTGATAGCAACAACATGTACACGGTGATGCCGCTCGGCGGTGCGGACCTGTGCGAGGTCGTCATTAGCTTCAAGCACGCCAGCCCGGGCATTGGCGACGACGTGTTTCTGGGCGAGATCCGCATCCCGGTGCgggggaagcagcagcagaatgcGGTCCAGCCGAGCGCCTGGTACTTTCTGCAGCCCCGCACCAGCCAGTCGCGGCCGATGCGCACGTGCGCGACCCCGCCCGGCACCCGGCTGTCGTGCGACAATTCGCTCGGGTCGCTGCGGCTCAAGCTAAACTACACCTCCGACCACGTGTTTCCGCTCGCGACCTACGACCAGCTGTACAACGTGCTGATACAGTCGATCGAGCAGAAACCGATCACGGCCAGCGCGGTCCACATACTCGGCGAGATTAGCCACAACAAGACGGAGGTGGCGCAGCCGCTGGTGCGCCTGTTCACCCACACCAACGTGATTGCGCCGATGATAAAGGCGCTGGCCGATCACGAAATTTCCAAACTCACCGATCCGACCACCATCTTTCGCGGTAATACGCTCGTGTCGAAGATGATGGACGAGGCGATGCGGCTGTCGGGGCTGCACTATCTGCACGCGACGCTGCGCCCGATCGTGGAGCAGATCTTTGCCGAGCGGAAGCCGTGCGAAATCGATCCGTCCCGGGTGAAGGACGTCGGCGCGATCGAGGGCAACCTGCACAACCTGCAGGACTACGTCGGCAAGGTGTTCGAGGCGATCACGCAGAGTGCGGTCAAGTGTCCGGCGATACTGTGCGAGATCTTCCACAATCTGCGCGAGTGTGCGGCCAAGTACTTCCCGCAGAACAAGGAGGTGCGCTACTCGGTCGTGTCGGGGTTTATCTTTCTGCGCTTCTTCGCACCGGCCATCCTCGGGCCGAAGCTGTTTGATCTGACGACCGAACCGGGG GACGACCAGATAAATCGCACCTTAACGCTGATCTCTAAAACGATACAATCGATGGGCAACCTGGTCAGTTCGCGATCGGCACAGCACCCGTGCAAGGAGAAGTACACCGAGCAGCTGTACAAGAAGTTTTGCACCGAGCAGCACGTCGAAGCGATCAAGCACTTCCTCGAGGTGATTTCCACCGTCGGTGCCACCGGCGACAGCGGTGACGGGCTATCGAGCGCCCTGGAACCGGTGGTGCTGAAGGAAGG TGAATG GATGATGACGAAACGCGCCCAAGGACGCAGACGGTTCGGCAGGCGGAACTTCAAGCAGCGCTACTTCCGGCTTACGACGCAATCGCTTAGCTACGCCAAGGCGAAGGGAAAACGACCCATCTGTGATATACCGCTAACTGACATACTGGCTGTCGAACGGCTCAACGAACGGAGCTTTAAGATGCAGAACATTTTTCAG ATAATCAAAAGAGACCAGCGACCCCTCTATGTACAAACGGCCAACTgtgtggaggagaaggagtgGATCGATCTGCTCAGTAAGATCTGTCAAAACAACAAAGCTCGCCTGGTAAACTTTCACCCCCGAGCGTACATCAACAACGCGTGGACATG TTGCAACGAAAGCGATCAGTATGCGCCCGGCTGCACGCCCGTGTCTTCCTCCAGCCCAATCCAGATGGATCTGGCCACCGCGCTCGACCCGGCTCGGGACCTTCAGCGGCTCCACTCGCTAATCATTGCCAACATCAACAGTCTGGAGGTGCTGGATCCGGCCCTAAACGGTACGGCCTACGAGGACCCGATGGCGGCGCGGATAACAATCAAAAAGCTGAACGAGATCGCTACCACGCTGGAGCAGATCCACCGGAAGTACAAGTCGATGCTGGCGCGCGACCTCAAGTACGGAAGCCGGCAGGCACCGATCGGTGACGACAACTATCTACACATGCCGCGGTCCGGCTTTACGGCCGCGGTAATGGCAGCCGCAGCGGCGGCAGCTGCAGCCGctgccaccaccaacaccaccggcGCCTCTAACACCGCTGGTGTTAACGGTTCCTCATCTAACAACTCCTCCTCCTGCCTGTCCAACAGTGGCAGTAGCGCGGTGGGTATcatgggtggtggtggcggtgccggTACCGGAACGGTCGGCCTTACTCCCATCACCGTTACGACGCAGCACTATCCCGATGCCGGTTTGGCTCACTTTTTCCCCCACCGGGGCATGCTGGTGCGCAGCGCagacggtggtggtgatccGCTGACGCAATGCTAG
- the LOC121601139 gene encoding GTPase-activating protein isoform X2 translates to MADDTRKVRVEEQLKIKIGEAKSLVGRSSNGSGTTTSSKENRDVYCTIALDQEEICRTPTIERTLSPFFGEEYQFEIPRPFRYLSVYVWDRDRHLKQDKPYGKIAIRREDLHQYNHKDHWFPLRPVDEDSEVQGMAHLLISIDDGVGNLKQHTGEFEDYRYLTQPTTLSRLHQQQQQQQQQQQQQQQLLLHQNHLNQHNLLHHHLHSASGVGGGGGESKENGGILPYQHPPPSHSPNPSSNHALMAVQLNSAVNSTNLKLFYPTKGGSNNTHTLLGGAVDGSVGGGGGGGAGQIAPLLKLFDPSHTSPLLLSLYTNGNGELGHGHGSGGLLSSVGSGGGGGGGGGVGGGAYSSQIKIKLTECVELARKNGLCDPYAVVAAHYSNKKTITKRTKVRKKTINPSFDETFCFDLCIDTCGSDSAKSDSNNMYTVMPLGGADLCEVVISFKHASPGIGDDVFLGEIRIPVRGKQQQNAVQPSAWYFLQPRTSQSRPMRTCATPPGTRLSCDNSLGSLRLKLNYTSDHVFPLATYDQLYNVLIQSIEQKPITASAVHILGEISHNKTEVAQPLVRLFTHTNVIAPMIKALADHEISKLTDPTTIFRGNTLVSKMMDEAMRLSGLHYLHATLRPIVEQIFAERKPCEIDPSRVKDVGAIEGNLHNLQDYVGKVFEAITQSAVKCPAILCEIFHNLRECAAKYFPQNKEVRYSVVSGFIFLRFFAPAILGPKLFDLTTEPGDDQINRTLTLISKTIQSMGNLVSSRSAQHPCKEKYTEQLYKKFCTEQHVEAIKHFLEVISTVGATGDSGDGLSSALEPVVLKEGMMTKRAQGRRRFGRRNFKQRYFRLTTQSLSYAKAKGKRPICDIPLTDILAVERLNERSFKMQNIFQIIKRDQRPLYVQTANCVEEKEWIDLLSKICQNNKARLVNFHPRAYINNAWTCCNESDQYAPGCTPVSSSSPIQMDLATALDPARDLQRLHSLIIANINSLEVLDPALNGTAYEDPMAARITIKKLNEIATTLEQIHRKYKSMLARDLKYGSRQAPIGDDNYLHMPRSGFTAAVMAAAAAAAAAAATTNTTGASNTAGVNGSSSNNSSSCLSNSGSSAVGIMGGGGGAGTGTVGLTPITVTTQHYPDAGLAHFFPHRGMLVRSADGGGDPLTQC, encoded by the exons GCGAAGCGAAAAGTCTCGTAGGACGCAGCAGCAATGGCAGTGGTACCACCACGTCGTCCAAAGAAAACCGGGACGTCTACTGCACGATCGCACTCGACCAGGAGGAAATATGCCGGACGCCCACGATCGAGCGGACGCTGTCGCCGTTCTTTGGCGAGGAGTACCAGTTCGAGATACCGCGCCCGTTTCGCTACCTGTCCGTGTACGTGTGGGACCGGGACCGGCACCTGAAACAGGACAAACCGTACGGCAAGATCGCGATCCGGCGCGAGGATCTGCACCAGTACAATCACAAGGATCACTGGTTCCCGCTGCGGCCGGTCGACGAGGACTCGGAGGTGCAGGGCATGGCCCATCTGCTGATCAGCATCGATGATGGCGTGGGCAACCTGAAGCAGCATACCGGCGAGTTCGAGGACTACCGGTATCTGACCCAGCCGACCACACTGTCCCGattgcaccagcagcagcagcagcagcagcagcaacagcagcagcagcaacagcttcTTCTTCACCAAAACCATCTGAACCAGCACAATCTTCTTCACCATCATCTGCACAGCGCGTCCGGGGtcggaggtggtggtggtgagtcGAAGGAGAACGGTGGTATCCTTCCTTACCAGCATCCGCCTCCTTCTCACTCGCCCAACCCGTCGTCCAACCATGCGCTGATGGCGGTACAGCTAAACAGTGCTGTGAATAGTACAAACCTAAAGTTATTTTACCCGACCAAGggcggcagcaacaacacgcacacactcctCGGCGGTGCGGTGGATGGCagcgtcggtggtggtggtggtggcggtgcggGCCAAATAGCGCCCCTGCTGAAGCTGTTCGACCCTAGCCACACGTCCCCGCTGTTGCTGTCGCTATACACCAACGGCAATGGCGAGCTAGGGCACGGGCACGGTTCCGGTGGACTGCTGTCGTCCGTCGGtagtggcggtggcggtggcggtggtggtggcgttggCGGTGGTGCTTACAGTAGCCAGATCAAAATCAAGCTCACCGAGTGTGTGGAGCTGGCGCGCAAGAACGGGCTCTGCGATCCGTACGCGGTCGTGGCGGCGCACTACTCGAACAAAAAGACCATCACCAAGCGGACGAAGGTGCGGAAGAAGACGATCAACCCGTCGTTCGACGAAACGTTCTGCTTCGATCTGTGCATCGATACGTGCGGGAGCGACTCGGCGAAAAGTGATAGCAACAACATGTACACGGTGATGCCGCTCGGCGGTGCGGACCTGTGCGAGGTCGTCATTAGCTTCAAGCACGCCAGCCCGGGCATTGGCGACGACGTGTTTCTGGGCGAGATCCGCATCCCGGTGCgggggaagcagcagcagaatgcGGTCCAGCCGAGCGCCTGGTACTTTCTGCAGCCCCGCACCAGCCAGTCGCGGCCGATGCGCACGTGCGCGACCCCGCCCGGCACCCGGCTGTCGTGCGACAATTCGCTCGGGTCGCTGCGGCTCAAGCTAAACTACACCTCCGACCACGTGTTTCCGCTCGCGACCTACGACCAGCTGTACAACGTGCTGATACAGTCGATCGAGCAGAAACCGATCACGGCCAGCGCGGTCCACATACTCGGCGAGATTAGCCACAACAAGACGGAGGTGGCGCAGCCGCTGGTGCGCCTGTTCACCCACACCAACGTGATTGCGCCGATGATAAAGGCGCTGGCCGATCACGAAATTTCCAAACTCACCGATCCGACCACCATCTTTCGCGGTAATACGCTCGTGTCGAAGATGATGGACGAGGCGATGCGGCTGTCGGGGCTGCACTATCTGCACGCGACGCTGCGCCCGATCGTGGAGCAGATCTTTGCCGAGCGGAAGCCGTGCGAAATCGATCCGTCCCGGGTGAAGGACGTCGGCGCGATCGAGGGCAACCTGCACAACCTGCAGGACTACGTCGGCAAGGTGTTCGAGGCGATCACGCAGAGTGCGGTCAAGTGTCCGGCGATACTGTGCGAGATCTTCCACAATCTGCGCGAGTGTGCGGCCAAGTACTTCCCGCAGAACAAGGAGGTGCGCTACTCGGTCGTGTCGGGGTTTATCTTTCTGCGCTTCTTCGCACCGGCCATCCTCGGGCCGAAGCTGTTTGATCTGACGACCGAACCGGGG GACGACCAGATAAATCGCACCTTAACGCTGATCTCTAAAACGATACAATCGATGGGCAACCTGGTCAGTTCGCGATCGGCACAGCACCCGTGCAAGGAGAAGTACACCGAGCAGCTGTACAAGAAGTTTTGCACCGAGCAGCACGTCGAAGCGATCAAGCACTTCCTCGAGGTGATTTCCACCGTCGGTGCCACCGGCGACAGCGGTGACGGGCTATCGAGCGCCCTGGAACCGGTGGTGCTGAAGGAAGG GATGATGACGAAACGCGCCCAAGGACGCAGACGGTTCGGCAGGCGGAACTTCAAGCAGCGCTACTTCCGGCTTACGACGCAATCGCTTAGCTACGCCAAGGCGAAGGGAAAACGACCCATCTGTGATATACCGCTAACTGACATACTGGCTGTCGAACGGCTCAACGAACGGAGCTTTAAGATGCAGAACATTTTTCAG ATAATCAAAAGAGACCAGCGACCCCTCTATGTACAAACGGCCAACTgtgtggaggagaaggagtgGATCGATCTGCTCAGTAAGATCTGTCAAAACAACAAAGCTCGCCTGGTAAACTTTCACCCCCGAGCGTACATCAACAACGCGTGGACATG TTGCAACGAAAGCGATCAGTATGCGCCCGGCTGCACGCCCGTGTCTTCCTCCAGCCCAATCCAGATGGATCTGGCCACCGCGCTCGACCCGGCTCGGGACCTTCAGCGGCTCCACTCGCTAATCATTGCCAACATCAACAGTCTGGAGGTGCTGGATCCGGCCCTAAACGGTACGGCCTACGAGGACCCGATGGCGGCGCGGATAACAATCAAAAAGCTGAACGAGATCGCTACCACGCTGGAGCAGATCCACCGGAAGTACAAGTCGATGCTGGCGCGCGACCTCAAGTACGGAAGCCGGCAGGCACCGATCGGTGACGACAACTATCTACACATGCCGCGGTCCGGCTTTACGGCCGCGGTAATGGCAGCCGCAGCGGCGGCAGCTGCAGCCGctgccaccaccaacaccaccggcGCCTCTAACACCGCTGGTGTTAACGGTTCCTCATCTAACAACTCCTCCTCCTGCCTGTCCAACAGTGGCAGTAGCGCGGTGGGTATcatgggtggtggtggcggtgccggTACCGGAACGGTCGGCCTTACTCCCATCACCGTTACGACGCAGCACTATCCCGATGCCGGTTTGGCTCACTTTTTCCCCCACCGGGGCATGCTGGTGCGCAGCGCagacggtggtggtgatccGCTGACGCAATGCTAG
- the LOC121601156 gene encoding DDB1- and CUL4-associated factor 12 has product MSKTLKRPVSGQRPSCYIPSRLEDRRIRNRTLRQERRRKPDKPDDFVTYEDSDSEEETPSQQHQVLSTSYNFVDYIRSRESDLSDERTIDPAYASRHILTHDMFRETPIALGNINKVFCSQWLSNRQVVFGTKCNKLMVYDVNMRRVDAIPTLPNSHGASPDTQSGIHACQINPSHSLLATGARHSADIALYRLPTLDPLCIGENAHRDWVFDMCWLDDQFLVSGSRDTKLALWRVNEDLMDFPVAKDGEEEGDQQQQQQQQPDVPSYAHISPIAVKECRGAQKIRAICFNKEYRELALLSLNGYMHLFNAETFSQKLSRKLPNCQENVCIACQPNGLYAVGCRSYTLLLDPRTLQAVKKIASRYSGCGIRSASFQGNILTIGTGMGMLMFFDIRAGKYLESCINSSRTVVLKASKGYVAQFPDEEIDGFQQNKYSPAIYTHCYDSSGTRLFTAGGPLPATLIGNYAGIWQ; this is encoded by the exons ATGTCCAAAACGTTAAAGCGGCCCGTGTCGGGGCAGCGGCCGAGCTGCTACATTCCGAGCCGGCTGGAGGACCGTCGCATCCGGAACCGAACGCTGCGCCAGGAGCGCCGCCGCAAGCCGGACAAGCCGGACGACTTCGTCACGTACGAGGACAGCGACAGCGAGGAGGAAACGCCGagccagcagcaccaggtgCTCAGCACCTCGTATAACTTCGTAGACTACATTAGAAGCAGAGAATCAGACTTGAGCGATGAGCGGACGATCGATCCGGCGTACGCCAGCAGGCACATCCTGACGCACGACATGTTTCGCGAAACGCCGATCGCGCTCGGCAACATCAACAAGGTGTTCTGCTCGCAGTGGCTCAGCAACCGGCAGGTCGTGTTCGGTACCAAGTGCAATAAGCTGATGGTGTACGACGTGAACATGCGGCGGGTGGACGCAATACCGACGCTGCCGAACAGCCACGGCGCCAGCCCCGACACGCAGTCCGGCATACACGCGTGCCAGATCAATCCGAGCCACAGCCTGCTGGCGACCGGCGCGCGCCACTCGGCCGACATTGCGCTGTACCGGTTGCCCACGCTCGATCCGCTCTGCATTGGCGAGAACGCGCACCGGGACTGGGTGTTCGATATGTGCTGGCTGGACGATCAGTTCCTGGTGTCCGGGTCGCGCGATACCAAGCTCGCGCTGTGGCGCGTCAACGAAGATCTGATGGACTTCCCGGTGGCGAAGGACGGCGAGGAGGAGggggaccagcagcagcagcagcagcagcagccggacGTTCCGAGCTATGCGCACATCTCGCCGATCGCGGTGAAGGAGTGCCGCGGAGCGCAGAAGATACGGGCCATCTGCTTCAACAAGGAGTATCGCGAGCTGGCGCTACTGTCGCTGAACGGCTATATGCATCTGTTCAACGCGGAAACGTTCTCGCAAAAGCTGTCCCGGAAGCTGCCGAACTGTCAGGAGAACGTGTGCATAGCTTGCCAACCGAACGGTCTGTATGCGGTAGGGTGTCGTTCGTACACGTTGCTGCTCGACCCGAGGACACTGCAG GCTGTGAAAAAGATTGCATCACGCTACAGCGGCTGCGGGATACGTTCGGCAAGCTTCCAGGGCAACATCCTTACCATCGGCACTGGCATGGGAATGCTGATGTTCTTCGACATACGGGCCGGCAAATATCTCGAGTCGTGCATTAACTCTTCCCGTACGGTTGTACTGAAAGCTAGCAAAGGCTATGTG GCCCAATTTCCCGACGAGGAAATTGACGGTTTCCAGCAGAACAAGTACTCGCCGGCTATCTACACGCACTGTTACGACAGCAGTGGTACGCGACTCTTCACCGCCGGCGGACCGTTACCGGCCACACTGATAGGCAACTATGCGGGCATCTGGCAATAG
- the LOC121590008 gene encoding structure-specific endonuclease subunit SLX1 homolog, whose protein sequence is MKSVEEIEDFYGVYLLVSKSPNPKFAGRTYIGYTVDPNRRIKQHNRGEDAGGARRTSNRGPWTMVLIVHGFPNNISALRFEWAWQQPRVSRRLKQIPELQKKLRKESNFEYNFRILTEMLRMGPWNRLPLVVRWFADEFHREFEVGKKPPLHMPICFGRIKKVRRKKAKKQPIEGRHTVHPPPAKQTVSNRAKNSKIAINYDFDEYDLLVMGGEKIDDASGAAVNRPSVPPIMPATTMPADESVVISSDSESDNGRAEGEHASQSTAQKCTICAGELMLEQEEEKEKGDAERRQGDLILRCLQSRCPLACHVECLAELVLEPGQYVPVEGDCPHCEGHFLWGDIIRKANGCSDLVDDTDNVDPVVLDEVSDEGE, encoded by the exons ATGAAGAGCGTGGAAGAGATAGAAGATTTTTACGGTGTGTATTTGTTGGTGAGCAAAAGCCCCAATCCCAAATTTGCCGGTCGCACCTACATTGGCTATACTGTTGATCCGAACCGACGCATAAAGCAACATAATCGTGGAGAAGATGCTGGCGGTGCTAGGCGAACATCCAACCGTGGTCCATG GACGATGGTGCTAATTGTACATGGCTTTCCGAACAACATCTCTGCACTACGG TTCGAATGGGCATGGCAGCAGCCTCGCGTTTCCCGCCGGCTTAAGCAAATCCCCGAGCTGCAGAAAAAGTTACGCAAAGAATCGAACTTCGAGTACAACTTTCGCATACTGACGGAGATGTTGCGAATGGGACCGTGGAACCGATTGCCACTCGTCGTCCGCTGGTTTGCGGATGAATTTCATCGGGAATTCGAG GTTGGGAAAAAGCCACCCCTACACATGCCCATCTGTTTCGGTCGTATCAAGAAGGTGAGGCGGAAGAAAGCGAAGAAGCAACCGATTGAAGGGCGGCACACTGTGCATCCGCCACCGGCCAAACAAACCGTATCGAATCGGGCGAAGAATAGTAAAATAGCGATCAATTACGATTTCGATGAGTACGATCTGCTTGTAATGGGTGGTGAGAAAATCGATGATGCCAGTGGTGCTGCTGTAAACCGCCCCAGTGTGCCACCGATTATGCCAGCGACAACTATGCCAGCCGACGAGAGTGTGGTGATTAGTTCTGACTCCGAGAGTGACAACGGCAGGGCAGAAGGAGAGCATGCTTCACAATCTACGGCGCAAAAGTGTACCATCTGCGCTGGTGAGCTAATGctggagcaggaggaggagaaggagaaggggGACGCTGAACGGAGGCAGGGTGATTTAATTTTAAGATGCTTACAGTCACGATGTCCGTTGGCCTGTCATGTGGAGTGTTTGGCCGAACTGGTCCTAGAACCGGGTCAGTACGTTCCGGTCGAAGGCGACTGTCCGCACTGCGAGGGGCACTTTCTGTGGGGTGACATCATACGCAAAGCGAACGGTTGTAGCGATTTGGTAGACGATACAGACAACGTTGACCCAGTTGTGTTGGATGAGGTGTCGGATGAAGGTGAATAA
- the LOC121590009 gene encoding uncharacterized protein LOC121590009 — MNTRQLFAIGLIVLLAVASVCDARRRFPNRRRGPSRKTLKQLYYESRETNTPNFVRLVLMRLIYGIATQMGVEERLDNVFGGAFVPPNAGDDSSDFFDVLSDESGEDFSFGL; from the coding sequence ATGAACACCCGTCAGCTGTTCGCGATAGGGCTGATCGTCCTGCTGGCCGTCGCAAGTGTGTGCGATGCGCGGCGCCGCTTCCCGAACCGGCGGCGAGGCCCGTCGCGCAAAACGCTCAAGCAGCTGTACTACGAGTCGCGGGAAACGAACACGCCCAACTTCGTCCGGCTGGTGCTGATGCGGCTGATCTACGGCATCGCGACCCAGATGGGCGTGGAGGAGCGGCTGGACAACGTGTTCGGTGGTGCGTTCGTGCCGCCGAACGCCGGCGACGACAGTTCCGACTTTTTCGACGTGCTGAGCGACGAAAGCGGCGAAGACTTTAGCTTCGGCCTGTGA